The following proteins are encoded in a genomic region of Lutra lutra chromosome 16, mLutLut1.2, whole genome shotgun sequence:
- the HSF5 gene encoding heat shock factor protein 5 isoform X1: MEEALLSTPINPNNFPAKLWRLVNSPRYRSIRWDGRGEGLLIDQPLFEAELLSPPGAGAGAGGGGGGGGSGGGGVGGTGAEPELFKTTNFTSFIRQLNLYGFRKVVLGGPGAAGPGPGPGGGGPAGDGPLHHFHSPHFRRDQPQLLVHLKRLTSANKAKLAAGLEVPCRPPNRFQRLLITSASASASASTSPLQHQEPSPPTGPRPEPHGPVAVGQFHRSFRRDSLSPYSYVSTSSHNHSTFPLKGLDRTPIPPRTWQNSLGMHPGQVETSPTFSDKGVPFPVLQRFPTEVTYTLQPSATSVHVQQGPQTMVSSSQKYSNYTPSAQYSQAYYPTAVLQCCSPSAHMDALSSCVTPTASSYPHCNYFQSYFLFSQNPPMQSSYPVEFLPSNWPCSATDENKKTEVNLEAVFQIVDELHSSPKLEMVKVEPVENQCPTSQSNRGQHILANSNNSNPSSTSQASQLEPLTPVGSDITSFVVGTEQAITCSLPQSPEYIYTIHTAQPVENTTMQESAAIQQAHVKLKEQLSHNPSPSSVVFVQEGLPFSTHQVDASIKCQTNPPENVLPSEQMGFLISEMGPASKPSKDTGLSTPARYRERRSNSQQGKSPDLHLLVDVACKQEHFPKEEELKE, encoded by the exons ATGGAGGAGGCGCTGCTCTCCACCCCCATCAACCCCAACAACTTCCCCGCCAAGCTGTGGCGGTTGGTGAACAGTCCCCGGTACCGCTCGATCCGCTGGGACGGCCGCGGCGAGGGGCTGCTCATAGACCAGCCGCTCTTCGAGGCGGAGCTGCTCAGCCCGcccggggcaggggctggggccgggggcggtggcggcggcgggggcagCGGCGGGGGCGGCGTGGGGGGCACCGGGGCCGAGCCCGAGCTCTTCAAAACCACCAACTTCACCAGCTTCATCCGCCAACTCAACCTCTACGGCTTCCGCAAGGTGGTGCTGGGCGGGCCGGGCGCGGCCGGGCCCGGGCCGGGGCCAGGGGGCGGCGGGCCGGCGGGCGACGGGCCGCTCCACCACTTCCACAGCCCGCACTTCCGCCGCGACCAGCCGCAGCTGCTCGTGCACCTCAAGAGGCTCACCAGCGCCAACAAGGCCAAGCTGGCGGCCGGCCTGGAGGTGCCCTGCCGGCCACCCAACCGCTTCCAGAGGCTCCTCATCACGTCAGCCTCGGCCTCGGCCTCCGCCTCCACCTCCCCGCTGCAGCACCAGGAGCCGTCGCCGCCCACGGGGCCCCGGCCCGAGCCGCACG GACCAGTGGCTGTAGGACAATTCCACCGGTCATTCCGGCGAGATAGTTTGTCTCCTTACTCCTACGTATCGACTTCATCCCACAACCACAGTACTTTCCCTCTGAAAGGTTTAGATCGGACCCCGATTCCTCCTAGAACATGGCAGAACTCCCTTGGAATGCACCCAGGACAAGTGGAAACATCTCCCACTTTTTCAGATAAAGGGGTTCCATTTCCTGTACTGCAGAGGTTTCCAACTGAGGTTACCTATACCCTGCAGCCAAGTGCCACATCCGTACACGTTCAGCAAGGTCCTCAAACAATGGTCAGCTCCTCCCAAAAATACAGTAACTACACACCCTCAGCGCAGTACTCCCAAGCCTACTATCCAACAG CTGTGCTACAGTgctgctctccttctgcccatatGGACGCTCTAAGTAGTTGTGTCACTCCCACTGCCTCTTCCTATCCACACTGCAACTACTTCCAG tcctattttctcttttcccagaatCCTCCAATGCAATCCTCCTATCCAGTTGAATTTCTGCCTTCTAATTGGCCTTGCAGTGCtactgatgaaaataaaaagacagaagtaAACCTAGAGGCTGTTTTTCAGATAGTAGATGAGTTGCATTCCTCTCCTAAATTGGAGATGGTGAAGGTGGAGCCTGTTGAGAATCAGTGCCCAACATCTCAGTCTAACAGAGGCCAACATATCCTAGCTAATTCAAACAACAGCAATCCATCTTCCACAAGTCAGGCTAGCCAGCTGGAGCCACTTACTCCTGTAGGCTCAGATATTACATCTTTTGTGGTCGGAACAGAACAAGCAATTACCTGCTCTCTACCACAGTCACCTGAGTACATCTATACCATCCACACAGCCCAGCCTGTTGAAAATACGACAATGCAGGAATCTGCAGCCATCCAACAAGCTCATGTCAAACTGAAGGAGCAGCTAAGTCATAATCCATCCCCATCTTCAGTAGTGTTTGTGCAGGAAGGGCTACCATTCAGCACACACCAG GTGGATGCCAGTATAAAATGCCAGACCAATCCACCTGAGAATGTCTTGCCTTCAGAACAGATGGGATTCCTTATTTCAGAAATGGGGCCTGCTAGCAAGCCAAGTAAAGATACAGGTTTATCTACTCCAGCCAGATACAGAGAGCGAAGAAGCAACTCACAGCAAGGAAAGTCCCCTG
- the HSF5 gene encoding heat shock factor protein 5 isoform X2 yields MEEALLSTPINPNNFPAKLWRLVNSPRYRSIRWDGRGEGLLIDQPLFEAELLSPPGAGAGAGGGGGGGGSGGGGVGGTGAEPELFKTTNFTSFIRQLNLYGFRKVVLGGPGAAGPGPGPGGGGPAGDGPLHHFHSPHFRRDQPQLLVHLKRLTSANKAKLAAGLEVPCRPPNRFQRLLITSASASASASTSPLQHQEPSPPTGPRPEPHGPVAVGQFHRSFRRDSLSPYSYVSTSSHNHSTFPLKGLDRTPIPPRTWQNSLGMHPGQVETSPTFSDKGVPFPVLQRFPTEVTYTLQPSATSVHVQQGPQTMVSSSQKYSNYTPSAQYSQAYYPTAVLQCCSPSAHMDALSSCVTPTASSYPHCNYFQNPPMQSSYPVEFLPSNWPCSATDENKKTEVNLEAVFQIVDELHSSPKLEMVKVEPVENQCPTSQSNRGQHILANSNNSNPSSTSQASQLEPLTPVGSDITSFVVGTEQAITCSLPQSPEYIYTIHTAQPVENTTMQESAAIQQAHVKLKEQLSHNPSPSSVVFVQEGLPFSTHQVDASIKCQTNPPENVLPSEQMGFLISEMGPASKPSKDTGLSTPARYRERRSNSQQGKSPDLHLLVDVACKQEHFPKEEELKE; encoded by the exons ATGGAGGAGGCGCTGCTCTCCACCCCCATCAACCCCAACAACTTCCCCGCCAAGCTGTGGCGGTTGGTGAACAGTCCCCGGTACCGCTCGATCCGCTGGGACGGCCGCGGCGAGGGGCTGCTCATAGACCAGCCGCTCTTCGAGGCGGAGCTGCTCAGCCCGcccggggcaggggctggggccgggggcggtggcggcggcgggggcagCGGCGGGGGCGGCGTGGGGGGCACCGGGGCCGAGCCCGAGCTCTTCAAAACCACCAACTTCACCAGCTTCATCCGCCAACTCAACCTCTACGGCTTCCGCAAGGTGGTGCTGGGCGGGCCGGGCGCGGCCGGGCCCGGGCCGGGGCCAGGGGGCGGCGGGCCGGCGGGCGACGGGCCGCTCCACCACTTCCACAGCCCGCACTTCCGCCGCGACCAGCCGCAGCTGCTCGTGCACCTCAAGAGGCTCACCAGCGCCAACAAGGCCAAGCTGGCGGCCGGCCTGGAGGTGCCCTGCCGGCCACCCAACCGCTTCCAGAGGCTCCTCATCACGTCAGCCTCGGCCTCGGCCTCCGCCTCCACCTCCCCGCTGCAGCACCAGGAGCCGTCGCCGCCCACGGGGCCCCGGCCCGAGCCGCACG GACCAGTGGCTGTAGGACAATTCCACCGGTCATTCCGGCGAGATAGTTTGTCTCCTTACTCCTACGTATCGACTTCATCCCACAACCACAGTACTTTCCCTCTGAAAGGTTTAGATCGGACCCCGATTCCTCCTAGAACATGGCAGAACTCCCTTGGAATGCACCCAGGACAAGTGGAAACATCTCCCACTTTTTCAGATAAAGGGGTTCCATTTCCTGTACTGCAGAGGTTTCCAACTGAGGTTACCTATACCCTGCAGCCAAGTGCCACATCCGTACACGTTCAGCAAGGTCCTCAAACAATGGTCAGCTCCTCCCAAAAATACAGTAACTACACACCCTCAGCGCAGTACTCCCAAGCCTACTATCCAACAG CTGTGCTACAGTgctgctctccttctgcccatatGGACGCTCTAAGTAGTTGTGTCACTCCCACTGCCTCTTCCTATCCACACTGCAACTACTTCCAG aatCCTCCAATGCAATCCTCCTATCCAGTTGAATTTCTGCCTTCTAATTGGCCTTGCAGTGCtactgatgaaaataaaaagacagaagtaAACCTAGAGGCTGTTTTTCAGATAGTAGATGAGTTGCATTCCTCTCCTAAATTGGAGATGGTGAAGGTGGAGCCTGTTGAGAATCAGTGCCCAACATCTCAGTCTAACAGAGGCCAACATATCCTAGCTAATTCAAACAACAGCAATCCATCTTCCACAAGTCAGGCTAGCCAGCTGGAGCCACTTACTCCTGTAGGCTCAGATATTACATCTTTTGTGGTCGGAACAGAACAAGCAATTACCTGCTCTCTACCACAGTCACCTGAGTACATCTATACCATCCACACAGCCCAGCCTGTTGAAAATACGACAATGCAGGAATCTGCAGCCATCCAACAAGCTCATGTCAAACTGAAGGAGCAGCTAAGTCATAATCCATCCCCATCTTCAGTAGTGTTTGTGCAGGAAGGGCTACCATTCAGCACACACCAG GTGGATGCCAGTATAAAATGCCAGACCAATCCACCTGAGAATGTCTTGCCTTCAGAACAGATGGGATTCCTTATTTCAGAAATGGGGCCTGCTAGCAAGCCAAGTAAAGATACAGGTTTATCTACTCCAGCCAGATACAGAGAGCGAAGAAGCAACTCACAGCAAGGAAAGTCCCCTG